GATGCCCGCCGTGCTGAGACACGTCTTCCTCGACGGCGAGTTCATGGAGCGGGAGCGTCTCCTCTCCGGCCTCGACCTCGCGCAGGTCACGGCGCGGCCGGGCGGGGCGACGCACTCCATCTACGACGAGCTGTGGCACGCGGCCGAGTGGCAGCGGATCGTGGTCGAGCGCGACGAGGACTCAGGGGAGGCCTGGGCGCCTGGCGGCTACCCGTTCCCGACCGAGGACCCCGCGACGCTGGAGGAATGGCATGGCCTCGTCGAGAGGTTCCTGCGCGGCGCCCGTCAGGCGGTGGCGTGGGCCGAGTCGCTGGAGGGGCGCGGCGAGGAGCTGGAGCCGGGATGGCCCGTCGCCGACGTGCTGGC
The sequence above is drawn from the Trueperaceae bacterium genome and encodes:
- a CDS encoding DinB family protein, whose product is MPAVLRHVFLDGEFMERERLLSGLDLAQVTARPGGATHSIYDELWHAAEWQRIVVERDEDSGEAWAPGGYPFPTEDPATLEEWHGLVERFLRGARQAVAWAESLEGRGEELEPGWPVADVLASLAAHNAYHLGKIVALRQVLGAWPPPEQAGGSPEGGAA